One part of the Streptomyces sp. NBC_00286 genome encodes these proteins:
- a CDS encoding Hsp70 family protein, giving the protein MTFGIDFGTSNSVVAHSDGVNTETVPIDNDSIPAQWRQPEFEELFPSVLAVRDLQRTLCFGWAAKTAPGEPVDAVKRMLGTRSAGAEQVDPGAPLLEEHHVWLGGEPFRSTAAAASLFAQMKTAAQRSFLDLREAVVTVPANATGGARYRTRAAARLAGIKVKALLNEPTAAAVSYANDIDIPGRFLIFDWGGGTIDVTVLHYDGKYFEELSSRGIAALGGLEFDEALARIFLGKLGQVPEQLSTEERNRWRRDVELTKIALSRTDAAEVPFDLPALGRTLTVSREEYLAAVSPLIERAMEPLEQCLDDTGIAPDGIDTVLMIGGTSQIPEARESVGRILGADRIVPAALCHPMTAVARGAAIYSAALDDPDQRDRFSLVTNYDLGTAFDAGPRKGFQPIIRRNRTLIARGERRFTPSRPNAISVNVEIIEGEAGYLADSDRAFPLSCLEVRLPKPERDPERNAVLVQFRYDHSGILGVKVTHEATKRLLFDSEIDSFGKDGTPLQAGLDGELVRLLSHTDVPFLDVGVLTNDGDVGRGVQVGETPPAPSPDLDSDLSVNGVAQQRL; this is encoded by the coding sequence TTGACATTCGGTATCGACTTCGGCACGAGTAACTCGGTTGTCGCTCATTCCGACGGCGTGAACACCGAGACCGTGCCCATAGACAATGACAGCATCCCTGCTCAGTGGCGTCAGCCGGAGTTCGAGGAGCTGTTCCCCTCAGTCCTCGCCGTCCGGGACCTTCAGCGCACCCTGTGTTTCGGCTGGGCGGCCAAGACAGCGCCAGGCGAGCCCGTGGACGCGGTCAAGCGCATGCTCGGTACCCGCTCCGCTGGTGCGGAACAGGTGGACCCAGGAGCGCCTCTCTTGGAGGAGCATCACGTTTGGCTGGGCGGCGAGCCCTTCCGCAGCACGGCTGCCGCCGCGTCGCTCTTCGCCCAGATGAAGACAGCCGCGCAGCGCAGTTTCCTCGACCTCCGCGAAGCCGTCGTTACCGTGCCCGCGAACGCCACCGGAGGCGCGCGGTACAGGACCCGTGCCGCGGCGCGGTTGGCCGGCATCAAGGTCAAGGCTCTCCTCAACGAGCCCACGGCCGCGGCCGTCTCGTACGCCAATGACATCGACATCCCCGGACGCTTCCTGATCTTCGACTGGGGCGGCGGCACCATCGATGTCACCGTCCTGCACTACGACGGCAAGTACTTCGAGGAGCTGTCTTCGCGGGGCATCGCGGCGCTCGGAGGCTTGGAGTTCGATGAAGCGCTGGCCCGGATCTTCTTGGGAAAGCTCGGCCAGGTGCCTGAGCAGTTGAGCACCGAAGAGCGCAACCGCTGGCGCCGCGACGTGGAGCTCACGAAGATCGCCCTCTCACGTACCGACGCGGCCGAGGTGCCCTTCGACCTCCCGGCCCTGGGAAGGACATTGACCGTGTCGAGGGAGGAGTACCTCGCGGCCGTTTCACCGCTGATCGAGCGCGCGATGGAACCCTTGGAGCAGTGCCTCGACGACACTGGGATTGCTCCCGACGGCATCGATACCGTGCTCATGATCGGCGGTACGTCGCAGATTCCGGAGGCTCGGGAGTCTGTGGGCCGCATCCTGGGTGCCGATCGGATCGTCCCAGCGGCGCTGTGCCACCCCATGACGGCAGTCGCACGAGGCGCGGCGATCTACTCAGCAGCCCTCGACGACCCTGACCAGCGCGACCGCTTCAGCCTCGTTACCAACTACGATCTCGGCACTGCTTTCGATGCCGGCCCCCGCAAGGGCTTCCAGCCCATCATCCGCCGAAACCGCACCCTGATCGCGAGGGGTGAGCGGCGCTTTACCCCCTCGCGACCGAATGCGATCTCCGTCAACGTGGAGATCATTGAGGGCGAAGCGGGCTACCTAGCGGACAGCGACCGGGCCTTTCCGCTCTCCTGTCTGGAAGTCCGGCTCCCGAAGCCGGAGCGCGACCCTGAACGCAACGCAGTCCTCGTGCAGTTCCGCTACGACCACAGTGGCATCCTCGGGGTGAAGGTGACCCATGAGGCCACCAAACGGCTTCTGTTCGACAGCGAGATCGACTCGTTCGGAAAGGACGGGACCCCGCTCCAGGCCGGTCTCGACGGTGAGCTGGTGCGGCTCCTCTCGCACACCGACGTGCCCTTCCTGGACGTGGGGGTCCTCACAAATGATGGGGACGTGGGACGGGGAGTCCAAGTAGGCGAAACGCCACCGGCTCCGTCGCCCGATCTGGACTCGGATCTTTCGGTGAACGGCGTGGCACAGCAGCGTCTGTGA
- a CDS encoding DEAD/DEAH box helicase — MTDSTGEVRRPEATDILGSFEALRGTLMRYYDTPFAVDDPSVMTERRALLDTDGGAWREPLLELRPQYAPSGVAVAESFRAAGAHPQAAEFAQSAIPIGVEQLYQHQHDALVAACRDGRDFVVTAGTGSGKTEAFLLPIIADLVAESAGWRGRGGAQAAWWRGRGGYEPSRSGEDGHAAAMRALVLYPTNALADDQLVRLRRALDSDAARDWLDQNRSGHRFYFGRYTGATPVSGSADSLPALDRMRTYMKEMEEREQRMAGQVRDFIPRVGGAEMHARWDMQHAAPDVVVTNYSMLNIMLLRPQEAPMFEATRRWLHSTPEARFTLVLDELHMYRGTAGTEVAFLLRKLRHRLGLDGAPEKFRVLAASASLKAGRDDEFLESFFALPRGRHTVVPGTLLLPEPGPIDLTPHARDLAAAAEGDLAPHTAARLLRTAGAGDALALALAPGGKPQAQPLSRLAARLFPGLPSEGEKANALHGVLRSLGSASDPALPKLRTHMFFRNIDGIWACSDPECPDVPVDKHPQRRVGRLFRAPASRCSCGARVLELLYCQNCGDLMLGGFTNPALLGKATFRGSLHTDFPDFDQLPDDATGTASAGNYIVYWPRKSELGLEKSEWTGSESNQGAKATFQFRTSRYHPGTGRLANDKAEYTGWSFHVVPEKGKDGRLPLDIRGLKAFPTRCPACGDDWEMKRARDPKTGAMKPIGLEDPARLRSAPVRRMRTGFDKLNQVLTTEALGHMPEDERKVIAFSDSRDDAAELASGLSLRHYQDLLRLMAAKVVESQGDPYADLQLVKAHYARQSVDREQIRTALQRLRDRHPRELSALRDILNDEIDAEPERQPELESVLGALPSLQDLRYDLRGLLLDYGANPGGPAASLQEYKDIPWTALFDWERGRGLKPGLTEEQEEYLRRIDGSLGREFVFGLFSGAGRDFESLGLGWLSLSGDRSPVEMPPDSDAALARASLRILGLLRRFHELRAASETPPAPLFRFWKQVAQRDGVDVDTIKGRVLVAWGPAVAQYTIDPSRVSLRPGDGRIWTCSSCRRPHLHPGVGLCTKCRAELPSSPMQFTGALNDDYYAWKARASTGDFPLRAAELTGQTDRIDAQSRQARFQKAFIGEDDVPVADGIEVLSVTTTMEAGVDVGSLNTVLLANMPPTRFNYQQRVGRAGRRDSPAATALTICRGRSHDEHYFARPEEITNAPTPPPYLALGMRSIFERVLLSEVLRQAFDAVAAARGKGDPGLTKNVHGQFGLAADWPVHREAVHRWVDGHHADIESAARALQARTPESVASIDPILCIKDLLDRLGTEAASGMGHVELSQRLAETGLLPMFGFPTRVRYLYTERPEQNFPWPPPGAIDRNLAVALSKFAPGSETPRDGRLYQSMGIASFRPGLKQPSAEEEPFGSEIWVALCRLCAHIQQLEELEEGEDLKSCPACGASGSNYAALPIREPAGFRAGTPRDYDGIREWGHGGASSRTAADLEKDAPRVERNADDWLVVHAGSGDRFTINSNNGRLYRFKKVHGSWGGYHVVDNPKAQADMKTALGATEHTDMLFLGARAPLDPDRGLRFDISLYEQPHGFRDAYHGRRAAWYSLAALLRRAAAPFLDVQSEELLAGIHGSATASSPVLAYLADSLENGAGFSTHLGSPDHIEEFLDAVDGYLGGLSSEHATDCNGSCYRCLRDYSNMRLHPLLDWRLAGDLIGVLRGRPLSVDIAAHGKLLERWAEDRTDLYAEVRESPFGRIAIAEGEFAEEPFAVVVKHPLESAQLEAMAPRLGECSGFITESGLAKRVAFVDAYCLDRTPAAVTSDLVEFAEEEL; from the coding sequence ATGACTGATTCCACCGGAGAGGTACGGCGGCCCGAAGCCACGGACATCCTCGGCAGCTTCGAGGCGCTGCGGGGCACGCTCATGCGGTATTACGACACCCCGTTCGCTGTTGATGATCCCTCGGTCATGACCGAGCGGCGTGCGCTCCTGGACACGGATGGTGGGGCTTGGCGCGAGCCGCTCCTGGAACTGCGGCCGCAGTACGCCCCGAGCGGGGTCGCCGTCGCCGAGTCTTTCCGTGCCGCAGGTGCGCACCCCCAGGCGGCCGAATTCGCGCAGTCCGCCATTCCGATCGGTGTGGAGCAGCTCTACCAGCACCAGCACGATGCCCTCGTTGCCGCATGCCGCGACGGCCGCGACTTCGTCGTGACCGCCGGTACCGGTTCCGGCAAGACAGAGGCCTTTCTGCTGCCGATCATCGCGGACCTGGTCGCTGAGTCTGCCGGGTGGCGGGGCAGAGGCGGTGCCCAGGCAGCATGGTGGAGGGGGCGCGGCGGCTACGAGCCGAGCCGCAGCGGCGAGGACGGGCACGCGGCCGCTATGCGCGCGCTCGTCCTCTACCCGACCAACGCCTTGGCGGATGACCAACTGGTGCGCCTGCGCAGAGCACTGGATAGCGACGCCGCCCGAGACTGGCTGGACCAGAATCGGTCCGGCCACCGCTTCTACTTCGGCCGGTACACGGGTGCGACGCCGGTGTCTGGGAGTGCTGACTCATTGCCGGCCTTGGACCGGATGCGCACATACATGAAGGAGATGGAAGAGCGGGAACAGCGGATGGCTGGTCAGGTCCGCGACTTCATTCCGCGTGTCGGCGGCGCAGAAATGCACGCCCGCTGGGACATGCAGCATGCCGCGCCGGACGTCGTGGTCACCAATTACTCGATGCTCAACATCATGCTCCTGCGCCCGCAGGAAGCACCGATGTTCGAGGCCACCCGCCGCTGGCTGCACAGCACCCCCGAGGCGCGCTTCACTCTGGTCCTCGACGAACTGCACATGTACCGCGGAACCGCAGGAACCGAGGTCGCCTTCCTGCTCCGCAAGCTACGGCACCGGCTCGGACTTGACGGCGCGCCTGAGAAGTTCCGCGTGCTGGCTGCTTCCGCTTCTCTCAAAGCGGGCCGGGACGACGAGTTCCTGGAGTCGTTCTTTGCGTTGCCGCGGGGTCGGCACACCGTCGTGCCTGGAACCCTTCTGCTCCCCGAGCCCGGTCCGATCGACTTGACGCCCCATGCCCGGGATCTGGCCGCCGCGGCCGAGGGTGACCTCGCTCCCCACACAGCAGCACGTCTCCTGCGGACCGCCGGTGCAGGTGACGCACTGGCACTAGCCCTGGCGCCGGGCGGCAAGCCGCAGGCGCAGCCCTTGTCCCGCCTGGCCGCCCGACTCTTTCCGGGACTTCCGTCAGAGGGCGAGAAGGCAAACGCGCTGCATGGCGTGCTCCGCTCCCTCGGCTCCGCCTCGGACCCCGCACTGCCCAAGCTGCGCACTCACATGTTCTTCCGCAACATCGATGGCATCTGGGCCTGCTCCGACCCGGAGTGCCCCGATGTCCCCGTTGACAAGCACCCCCAGCGTCGAGTCGGACGGCTGTTCAGGGCACCCGCGTCCCGCTGCAGTTGCGGAGCCAGGGTCCTGGAGCTGCTGTACTGCCAGAACTGCGGCGACCTCATGCTGGGCGGCTTCACCAACCCCGCCCTGCTGGGCAAAGCTACCTTCCGGGGCTCGCTGCACACCGACTTCCCTGACTTCGACCAGCTGCCGGACGATGCAACGGGGACGGCGAGCGCTGGCAACTACATCGTGTACTGGCCGCGCAAGTCGGAACTCGGCCTGGAGAAGTCCGAGTGGACGGGTTCAGAGTCCAACCAGGGTGCAAAGGCCACGTTCCAGTTCAGGACGAGCCGCTACCACCCGGGTACAGGCCGACTTGCGAACGACAAGGCGGAGTACACCGGTTGGTCTTTCCACGTGGTCCCGGAGAAAGGCAAGGACGGAAGGCTGCCGCTCGACATCCGGGGTTTGAAGGCCTTTCCGACGCGCTGCCCGGCCTGTGGCGACGACTGGGAGATGAAGCGGGCCCGAGACCCCAAGACGGGCGCGATGAAGCCGATCGGCTTGGAGGATCCCGCACGCCTGCGGAGCGCCCCTGTACGCCGGATGCGGACGGGATTCGACAAGCTCAACCAAGTGCTCACTACCGAGGCGCTTGGCCACATGCCTGAAGACGAACGCAAGGTCATCGCCTTCTCCGACAGCCGCGACGACGCTGCTGAACTTGCCAGCGGCCTCTCCTTGCGCCACTACCAGGACCTCTTGCGGCTCATGGCAGCGAAGGTCGTCGAGAGTCAGGGCGACCCTTATGCGGACCTGCAGCTAGTCAAGGCCCACTACGCACGCCAGTCCGTCGACCGCGAGCAGATCAGGACTGCGCTGCAGCGGCTGCGCGACCGCCATCCCCGCGAACTGTCGGCGCTGCGCGACATCCTCAACGACGAGATCGATGCTGAGCCTGAGCGGCAGCCCGAACTGGAGTCAGTGCTCGGCGCCCTGCCCTCGCTCCAGGATCTCCGCTACGACCTGCGCGGACTCCTCCTCGACTACGGGGCCAATCCAGGCGGCCCGGCTGCCTCGCTCCAGGAGTACAAGGACATTCCGTGGACCGCGCTCTTCGACTGGGAGAGGGGCCGGGGCCTCAAGCCCGGGCTTACTGAGGAGCAAGAGGAGTACCTCAGACGCATCGACGGCAGCCTGGGGCGCGAGTTCGTCTTCGGACTATTCTCCGGCGCCGGCCGCGACTTCGAGTCGCTCGGACTCGGATGGCTCAGCCTCTCCGGCGACCGCTCCCCGGTCGAAATGCCGCCGGATTCTGATGCCGCGCTCGCCCGCGCCAGTCTGCGGATCCTCGGTCTCCTCCGGCGCTTCCATGAGCTGCGCGCTGCCTCCGAGACACCTCCGGCTCCCCTATTCCGCTTCTGGAAGCAGGTCGCGCAGCGCGATGGTGTCGACGTCGACACCATCAAGGGCCGTGTGCTGGTTGCTTGGGGACCGGCGGTCGCGCAGTACACCATCGACCCGTCCAGAGTCTCCCTCAGGCCAGGAGACGGACGCATCTGGACCTGCAGCAGCTGTCGGCGTCCGCATCTCCACCCGGGCGTGGGCCTCTGCACGAAGTGCCGGGCTGAACTGCCGAGCAGCCCAATGCAGTTCACGGGCGCCCTCAACGACGACTACTACGCGTGGAAGGCCCGGGCCAGTACAGGAGACTTCCCGCTTCGTGCCGCCGAGCTCACAGGGCAGACCGACCGCATCGACGCCCAGTCGCGCCAGGCCAGGTTCCAGAAGGCCTTCATCGGTGAGGACGACGTCCCGGTCGCCGACGGCATCGAGGTCCTCTCCGTGACGACGACGATGGAGGCTGGCGTCGACGTCGGCTCCCTCAACACGGTGCTGCTCGCCAACATGCCGCCCACCCGCTTCAACTACCAGCAGCGCGTAGGCCGGGCCGGCCGCCGCGACAGCCCCGCGGCCACGGCTCTGACCATCTGCCGGGGACGCAGCCACGACGAGCACTACTTCGCCAGGCCGGAAGAGATCACGAACGCCCCGACCCCGCCGCCGTACCTCGCCCTCGGCATGCGGTCGATCTTCGAGCGGGTGCTGCTCAGCGAAGTCCTGCGGCAGGCATTCGATGCGGTGGCCGCCGCACGGGGCAAGGGCGATCCCGGTCTCACCAAGAACGTCCACGGCCAATTCGGGCTTGCGGCTGACTGGCCAGTGCACCGAGAGGCGGTGCACCGCTGGGTGGACGGGCACCACGCGGATATCGAGTCGGCGGCTCGGGCACTCCAAGCCAGGACGCCGGAGTCCGTCGCGTCCATCGATCCGATCCTCTGCATCAAGGATCTCTTGGACCGGCTCGGCACCGAGGCTGCCTCGGGCATGGGGCACGTGGAGCTCAGCCAGCGGCTGGCTGAAACCGGGCTTCTGCCGATGTTCGGCTTCCCAACGCGCGTCCGCTACCTCTACACGGAGCGGCCTGAGCAGAACTTCCCGTGGCCTCCGCCCGGAGCGATCGACCGCAACCTGGCCGTGGCGCTGAGCAAGTTCGCGCCGGGATCCGAGACTCCGCGCGACGGACGCCTCTACCAGTCCATGGGAATCGCCTCCTTCAGGCCTGGACTCAAGCAGCCTTCGGCAGAGGAGGAGCCCTTCGGCTCAGAGATCTGGGTCGCTCTGTGCCGCCTGTGCGCACACATCCAGCAGCTTGAGGAACTTGAGGAAGGCGAAGACCTCAAGTCCTGCCCCGCGTGCGGGGCTTCGGGAAGCAACTACGCCGCGCTGCCCATACGCGAGCCTGCGGGCTTCCGTGCCGGAACACCGCGCGATTATGACGGCATTCGCGAATGGGGCCACGGCGGCGCCAGTTCCCGCACGGCAGCCGATCTTGAGAAGGACGCTCCCCGTGTGGAACGGAATGCTGACGACTGGCTGGTCGTCCACGCGGGAAGCGGCGACCGCTTCACGATCAACAGCAACAACGGCCGCCTCTACCGGTTCAAGAAGGTGCACGGCTCATGGGGCGGCTACCACGTAGTGGACAACCCGAAGGCGCAGGCCGACATGAAGACCGCGCTGGGGGCCACAGAGCACACCGACATGCTGTTCCTCGGAGCCCGGGCGCCCCTCGATCCGGACCGCGGTCTGCGGTTCGACATCTCCCTGTACGAGCAGCCGCACGGGTTCCGCGATGCCTACCACGGCCGACGAGCAGCCTGGTATTCGCTTGCCGCGCTCCTGCGCCGCGCCGCTGCCCCATTCCTCGATGTGCAATCTGAGGAGCTGCTGGCAGGCATCCACGGTTCGGCGACGGCATCCTCACCGGTGCTCGCCTACCTCGCCGATAGCCTCGAAAACGGCGCGGGATTCAGCACCCACCTCGGATCGCCCGACCACATTGAGGAGTTCCTCGACGCTGTTGACGGATACCTCGGAGGACTCAGCTCGGAGCATGCAACGGACTGCAACGGATCGTGCTACCGCTGTCTGCGCGACTACTCCAACATGCGGCTCCACCCGCTGCTCGACTGGAGGCTCGCCGGAGACCTGATCGGCGTCCTGCGCGGTCGGCCGCTCTCCGTGGACATCGCCGCGCACGGCAAACTGCTGGAGCGCTGGGCCGAGGACCGGACAGACCTCTACGCAGAAGTCCGAGAGAGCCCCTTCGGTCGTATTGCCATCGCCGAGGGCGAGTTCGCGGAGGAGCCTTTTGCGGTGGTGGTGAAGCACCCCCTGGAATCCGCTCAGTTGGAGGCCATGGCTCCGAGACTCGGAGAGTGCAGCGGCTTCATCACCGAGAGCGGCCTGGCCAAGCGGGTGGCCTTCGTCGATGCATATTGCTTGGACCGGACCCCTGCCGCAGTCACGAGTGACTTGGTGGAGTTCGCCGAGGAGGAGCTGTGA